The sequence GCATAGTAATCAGACCGTTATCGCCAACTATTTCTTTTATCTCTGGCAGTATCTTTTCAAGTTTCGATAACTCGTCAATTACTTCGATAACAAGTGGCATGTTAACTGATATTCCTTCTACACGTATGTTAGATTCTCCTCGTTTTCCATATCCACCTGTACCAGTCCAGATTGTAGCACCAGAAATTTTCCTCTTTTTCAAAATGTCAAGTATTAGTATATGAACACGTTTTC comes from Nitrosopumilaceae archaeon and encodes:
- a CDS encoding DUF190 domain-containing protein — encoded protein: MRIIKMWSFVIRIKKNDTVKGKRVHILILDILKKRKISGATIWTGTGGYGKRGESNIRVEGISVNMPLVIEVIDELSKLEKILPEIKEIVGDNGLITMHEVGII